The Culex pipiens pallens isolate TS chromosome 2, TS_CPP_V2, whole genome shotgun sequence DNA window TCATTTTTATTGCTTCGTTTATTAATATTGCTCATTACGTTACACAAACAAAAACTGGCTACTAACATGAATTACGttgtgcattttttcaattgttttgtgtttgtgaaGTCACAAATGCGCATTTTATACATAATTCCTGAATGACGAAGCagttagaaaaacattcaagagaaaattttaaattttctaaacgtTTTTTATTACCTTTTCAACTGAAAATTGCTCGGCAACAATTGGtcttatttttatgtaaaaaatgaaaactctatgtaattttcaaatttttgaataaaagtattttcaaatctaaaaaatcacacGTAACATTCAAGGTCAACATTTGGTatgctaaattttattttgatgctTTGCAAATACTTTTATCCGAAAGATTGGAGAAGttttacaatgatttttttttaacattgaaaacttttctcaaatttaataaaaaaaaatattttcagaaacgaACATACACGGAAACttgtacaaaaaaatctaaaatacattcttttgccttaaatttgcattcaaatggctacaacttgaaaaaagtttatcgcgttttattgaacaaaattaCAAGTACTtcctaaaaatagtttttttaactttattaaagtatttttggaaaatactaaaattttcacaaattaccgtattttttcgaaaatactcaaattttcaaaatatgcaatatgggtatcaaacgaagcgaaattttgtatgctttttcactttgttagagttttttttggaaaatactaatatattcaaaaaattcaaaatacatactccaattttcaaattttgcattatgggtatcaaacgaagtgtatccttcatacaacattttgcgtcgtttgatacccgtattgcaaattaaaaaaaattgggtattttcgaaaaaataagttaatttttgaaaatattggtatttaaaaaaaactctaataaagtgaaaaagcaaataaaatttcgcttcgtttgatatccatattgcaaatttataaaaatttgagtattttctaaaatatacggtaatttgtgaaaattttagtattttcaaaaaaaaagttacctaatccacccttaggtggttgatgccttcctcacatttagagggtaatactatccaaaatagatacaaaagggtggacctttcagtgttctatcaatttcatttattattcataccatctgATTGGGTAATTCAAGGCACTTATGTgcctataacttttgatagggttgtcagatgtTCAATCttctgaactcgttggaaaggtcttttgattacctacacagaaaaaaaaatgatggtaatattcatcaggaaatggtgacagatattgtggcaaaaaaatgataaattttaccttagaaaatgatgaattttcatcagaaaatgatgaaatttacctcaaataatgatgaaatttacctagaaaaatgatgaaatttactgcaaaaatgttgaattttacgaaagaatgtgtattattgcattaaaaaatgtgtaatttgtggCTGAGAAAGTGGAAGGATAGGTATTGAACTGTCATCCACTTCAGAGAACGTAAATAAAACATATGATtcaaacgaatatttttttcatgactttCAGGGTACTTTGTGGGTGGCAATCAGTTAGCGGCCAACTGCTTGATCGCTCTAAGGACCCGAgttagtttttttgcaaatattactTTAAGGTTAGACGGAACGGAAACTGGTTCTTGgacaacttttgttcaactttAATAAATGTCTGAACTCGACAGGTTGCTCGCTATCGACCTATTTAGCGTCTGCAACAGACAGAACATGTTTAAGTTACGGTGTTTTCTTTAAAGGTGCTTccaaaaatgctagtcttggtATCAATATGGCGCTGCTTTCCCGTTTTACCTTAAGGTATATCGTTGGAATTCaataattattcaattaattatttgtttttaaacattgcacaagattgaaaataatttcagcAGAGCTGCTAAGTCAGAGCCTTCGTAGGCGGAATCAAACCTTTTTCACGATTTGCAGTCGACAAATTTGGAGAAGCAGAAATCGGAAAATTATTTAAGCCAGAgtaaataattttgcataaattgtACGACTTAGGATTGAGCCATTTCTTTAATAGTATACAAAAAGTGAAAGCACTGATATAACTAGATATTAAATTATGTGTTTGCTTAAAGCCAACTTCGCTTTAAAATTGTATGCATTACAACTGAATTGTTTTAACACTTAAAACAGAGAGAAGGGAACAATGTTGGACATAAATTTGTGCGATTGCAGGAAGTTTGatagaaaattctgaaaaattttgagccgaatgCATAATACGTGCATTTTAGATTCGTCTGGACCGAAATATTAGCGTTTGAAATCTGAAGCACTATTCTCTGCGAAGTGGTACCCCAGCACCTTCGAGTAAGACTTCATTCATCGTCAGTACAATATTGAGTCCAAAAAGGAGGAGGATCCTGAATAATGAAAACAAGATACCAtgcaatttacaaaaaaagtattaatctgactgcgtgtaaaaagcctggttgtaaaatatattttgcattattttatgaaattttatgtaatattacactctggcatatgtagcccatcagtatgggaaatctACTTGACCGATATGTCAAGCTCATAGATTCGTTTATCCTTTTAATTCTTCATCTGTCTGATTGCgatcgggctaaggcgccagtccatactgttaatgttgggtttgaatcccatcggtggcaccttttttgtgtttccaaaaattgtacatgcaaagTGTAAtgataaattacttttttcataATGCTGATGTGcctgcgattttaccatcggatgtttttgctgtgtacttacAAAAAAATGCTGCAAGCAGTAGCTACCTTCCCACACGAAGTTTCACCAGTTGAAATCCTTGAGATATTATCCCACATGAAATATCCACCtgcaaaaaaaaccatttttttacaaagtgtcatattcttaagaaaacaaaacttatctaaaagtgGAAATAGACGTCGACTAATGGTGATTAGAtccgaaaaaaacaaattctgcaCAGTTATGGCGGCTGCTTTTTCCACGTTGGCTTTGGCATTTCCCAAGAGTCGTTTGTTCTAAGAAGCTGTAAAGATAAGTTGATAATTATGTTTaattgtgaagaaaaaaaaatatgtttaatgatatttaaaattgtcattaggACTCTTAACTGTtgcggtgtcaatccagaaaccgAAAAGTGATGCGTGTTACGCGAGAGGGGCCATCAAAGAATGCTTCTCACCAAGCCAATTTGATAACACTcagagaaataattaaaaacaatatattAGGAATTTATTAGTCCTGTTTTTACTTACAAAATGAACATGAGgtaatttacttcaaatttaacgtttgttgaaaaattcaatttttcattatattttggaTGAATAAGTACAATAATCAAATCATCCCGACTAACCAACTATCCTGAAATAAATGGATCGTACATCAGATTCTTCGTGAACTGTTCAAACCCCAAAACTCGACAAGCAACTTCCTTCAAACTTAACCAAAAAAGCACCACTTTTCAAGGATTCTTGGATGCGCAAGTGGCCAAAACACCCGGACTCTTCTTCCAAACCAGTCTGGAAGAAGCactaacacaaactcaccaaaacaaacgtcgacggcggcacggaatcagcgacgattcctggacgtaaacacccggcaccttcctccaaactgatccggaagaagcaccaacacaaactcaccaaaacaaacgatgACGGCGGCGCGGAACACCCGGACGCACTGGCACTatcctccagaccgatccggaagaagcaccaacacaaactcaccagaataaacgacgacggcggcgcggaatctgcgacgattcctggacgtaaacacccggacacactggcaccttcctccagaccgatccggaagaagcaccaacacaaactcaccaaaataaacgacgacggcggcgcggaatctgcgacgattcctggacgtaaacacccggacacactggcTCCTTTCTCcaaaccgatccggaagaagcaccaacacaaactcaccaaaataaacgacgacggcggcgcggaatctgcgacgattcctggacgtaaacacccggacgcactggcaccttcctccagaccgatccggaagaagcaccaacacaaactcaccagaataaacgacgacggcggcgcggaatctgcgacgattcctggacgtaaacacccggacacactggcaccttcctccagaccgatccggaagaagcaccaacacaaactcaccaaaataaacgacgatggcggcgcggaatctgcgacgattcctggacgtaaacacccggacacactggcaccttcctccagaccgatccggaagaagcaccaacacaaactcaccaaaataaacgacgacggcggcgcggaatctgcaacgattcctggacgtaaacacccggacacactggcTCCTTTCTCcaaaccgatccggaagaagcaccaacacaaactcaccaaaataaacgacaacggcggcgcggaatctgcgacgattcctggacgtaaacacccggacacactggcaccttcctccagaccgatccggaagaagcaccaacacaaactcaccaaaataaacgacgatggcggcgcggaatctgcgacgattcctggacgtaaacacccggacgcactggcaccttcctccagaccgatccggaagaagcaccaacacaaactcaccaaaataaacgacgacggcggcgcggaatctgcgacgattcctggacgtaaacacccggacacactggcaccttcctccagaccgatccggaagaagcaccaacacaaactcaccaaaataaattacgacggcggcgcggaatctgcgacgattcctggacgtaaacacccggacgcactggcaccttcctccagaccgatccggaagaagcaccaacacaaactcaccaaaataaacgacgacggcggcgcggaatctgcaacgattcctggacgtaaacacccggacacactggcTCCTTTCTCcaaaccgatccggaagaagcaccaacacaaactcaccaaaataaacgacaacggcggcgcggaatctgcgacgattcctggacgtaaacacccggacacactggtaccttcctccagaccgatccggaagaagcaccaacacaaactcaccaaaataaacgacaacggcggcgcggaatctgcgacgattcctggacgtaaacacccggacgcactggcaccttcctccagaccgatccggaagaagcaccaacacaaactcaccaaaataaactacgacggcggcgcggaatctgcgacgattcctggacgtaaacacccggacacactggcaccttcctccagaccgatccggaagaagcaccaacacaaactcaccaaaacacacAACGACGACGGCACAGAATCTGCAACGATTGTTTGACGCACGAGCGACCAAAACTCCCGGACACGCGACGATTGAATCACGATCCGACAGGCTTCTgccaaccacttttcaaaacgttgcgtttgacagttgtcaaaGTCCCTGGGTCAAAAGATGGTTGAATATTGTacctaaatttgatgaatattactcaagtatacgagtagcaaaaataatgttgaatattcatcaaaaaataggtaatattacacattttttgtgtaaaacctgtttgacaaaaaataatttcgttattcaacaattatagaggtaaaattcatcattctttttttcaacattctgttttcaaccttccatttttacattattttttgctgtgtatccaATGACAGgtcacatgatagatccggataacgttttcaaagaaatatatgaaatccggcctctaaaaagtgcataaatgacacttaagtgcgtataactttcgatagggtcGTCAGACCTTCAATCTTTTGATCTCGtttaaaaggtcttttgaatacctttctaacaatgtataacatgacgggttttctttcgaaaaccaccctttttacaatcttccggactttggttaaaatcgttttttaagcataacttttgaagtatcgtcatcaggggtgacattgggtctggggggtgagattgggtcatacaaaaatgctgaaatttgtatgacccaatctcaccccccagacccaatgtcacccctgatgacggtacttaactaaactttataattttcaatagcgacttatgggaccccaagacggagcaaatgagaccaaaatggtccaaatcggttcagccagttccgagataatccagtgcattttttttatcaatatccCACCacatacacagacatttgctcagaattcgatgctgagtcgatatgtatacatgaaggtgggtctaggaggtcaaattaagaatttcgttttttgagtgattttatagcctttcctcagtaaggtgaggaaggcaaaactctaATAAggtgaaaaaacatacaaaattccgcatcgtttgatacccatatttcacattttgaaatttgagtattttagaagAAATACgttaatttgtgaaattttaagtattttcaaaagaactctaataaagtgaaaagcatacacaatttcgcttcgtttgatacccgcattgtaaattttgaaaatttgagtattatagaaaaatacagtaatttctgaaaatttaagtatttaaaaaaatctaataaaatgaaaaaaaaaacatacaaaatttcgcttcgtttggtacccatattgcatgttttgaaaatttgagtactttcgaaaaaatacgttattttgtgaacaactttgagtacatattttactttgaaacttactacattttcaaaaaatatattcttagtgaaagcattgaaaatttaacatgatatggttgaattaagtcgattttagaaagatttaaaaaatgagttatcgtccattatcggcgataagattatcgccgatagaattatcgaaataacgtaACTATAGATTATCGTTGTCATCCCGACGATAACggtagaactatcgttatcgagcctcgataattttatcgttaacaaactTGGTTCATAGATTTTAATATattatgatatttttgtttagCTCATAAAATGCCTTTGTTGcctacaatttgattttttttttgtggaaaaccctaacttgttcagaaaaactATAGCGATCTAAAATCGATTCTTTTGGCATAGAGAATGCATGGAAATAGtttcatttaaattgaaaatacagaaaatttattacagaaaaaaaaacatcaaaattctaCGAAATTTCTCTGCTCAAAAAATTTTCTGGGTTTATATAACtaagattttaatttaaaatgaacaaggccgattttgtagagaattgatTCACTGTTTTACGTTATGAGCACACTCAAGTGAAATTGATATAACTTATCAACCCCAAATGTTtcgataaaaatagtttttagtaATGTCTTGTGAAGACATAAGACTTTAGTGtaatttatgaaactttcaTAGATCTTACCTTTCTTTGGATCCATGTTGAACTTTTTGCGCCCGAGCGCCATCTGCTTATCCTTATTGGAATGTTTGTTCTCCTCCTTGTTCTCGTGGGCCCTCATCTCCGACTCGACCTCGTTCAGCTCATCGTTGATTTGCTACACACGCACGAgggagaaaaaataaaataaattagtaCCAGGTCGTTTGATTGTGATTGATTGCTGAAATTGAACAATTGCCATGTTACACACTGAGGAGAATGATTCAAGGTGGTACCTTATTCCGGTGCGGAGAGCTAGAGCTCCGCTTGTAGACTAGATTGGATTTGTTCTTGCAGTTGTTGCACTTGCGCAGAACCTTTGGCGTCGAGCTGGCCGAGTTGGCGTGCTGCAGGCCGGCGATGGCGTTGTTCCCCGAGTAGTTCCGGTTGAACAGGTCCGCACTATCGTCGATAAAGTCAAAGTTGCTGTCGTCCAGGATGCTGAACTGTCGCAACGGTTTGCGGTTGTTGTTGACTTCGGAGTTGGCacttgtgctgctgctgctgctggcgagGTCCAGGAGTTGGGCCTGTTTGTTCTCTTCTAGGAGCTGTCGCAGGTCGAGACTGCTGTTGAGGAGTTCGCCGGCGTCGCTGAAGATGAGGCCGACGCGGTAGGTTTTCTGTTTGTTGATGACTGTTGTTTTGGTGACGGTGGTTACGGTTGTGGAGGTGAGGAGTTGTTCCTTGCGGCGGGGCCTTCTCCGGAGACTGCTTGTGGTGTTGGCGTTGGCGGCCAGCGCCAGATCTTTGAGATCGTTCGCGCTATCACTGGTGAGGTTGTCCTCGGAGGAGGCCGTTGGAAGGGGTTGATAGGTGTGGTGGTGACTTCGTAAACTGCGCGCCACGGTCGTGGTGATGGTGGCCGCGGAGGAAGACGAGGACGATTCGTGCGTTTCGGACGATGGAGATAGGGACGGCGGTGAAGGGTTGAGCTTGACCCACTCGCAGGTACAGACGGAGGGTCGTTCCTGGGCGGGATTGATCACTTCGGGGGGACTAGGTTGGACGGCGGCTTCTCCGGACGGATCGGCGGCCTGGAACAGACTGCTGGACGTCAGATCGACGCAACTCTTCTGGGTCAAGCTTTCAGCGACCTGCGCTGTCTTCTTGGGCTTCGGTTGTCGCCGCAACGACGAGAACCAGTTTGACTTCTTCACGTCGGCGACGGCCGCGTTCGCCGAGGAGAACATCTCGACGCAACACTCTTCCTTTCTTCAACAAACACTAAACGGagaatatttatttgtttatattttcggGACAATCTTTATATGCACACTGACTGTATATCACAGCACATTACATTCCGCGTGCGACTCTTTACGATCGCGCACAGTTCACTGTTCAATTCGCGGCTATTTCTGGCCGCCGTCGCCGGTGGGAATCTTCATCGTCTGAGTCGCTGGCACTCTCCTGAGGGTTCCCATTATCGTTCATTTGGGCTACACGCGATTAATTACACTGAGCTACTTCTTCTTCCCGCCCGTCAATTCTTCTTTTTCATTCGCCGACGCTAAATCTAGgctgaaatcggaaaaaaagtcACACGTAAGTCCCTCCTTCGTCCGGAACCACACAGAGCAAGCAGATTCATTAATTCGCCATGTTGGGAATCAAAATCGAATTGTCCCTGTACCCGTAAACAGAAAAAGCGCACAGCGCTATCTAGATAGGTTGGTACGAATGACAGTAGTAGGTGGCAGCGAGAACTGTCACCGACGGATGAGGAAGGAAGAGGAGAAGGGAAAGGGAAGAAGAGGATTTGTTTACGTTcacaaataaaagtttgaacTCGCACGGAGTAGTCGCGTTTGCCCTCAAGTTTTGCGCCGCGTTTAATTTCACCCCGTTCGATCTGCTACAGTGGAAAACAATTCCCCCCGGTGATTAATCACCCATCCCCGCTAGTGCTCACCGCGAACCCGTCCCGCAGTGCCCAGCTGATCGTCAATCTTCCAGCACAGTTCGGTGTGTGCCCCCCAAAAGTGCGCCACGCTGAAATCGTCCGATTGGACGTCTCCCACCGGAAAACGAACCCGAACGGTGATAAGATCACCTGGCCCGCCGTGTGTTGCCCCCGATCCCGCCCCCGCAGAAGTGTCCCCCATCATTTTGGTGCCGTGACCAGGATATCTCCTGGTGCGCCACGTCCCGTCCCGAAACACAACGTAGGACTTTGGAGGTTAGATAACCTCACTTCGTGGATCACGAGGTCGCACGTTTCTCGCACGTGCTGTCTGCTGCACTGCTCGTGCGCCGTGCCTGCCGCGCCGGAAGTCATCGTTTGGAGTGGCTGATTTGATTTTTACAAGGCCTCATTCCCAAGAGGTACCAGGTGAGTACCTCTCCAATCAAATCACCCCCCATTTGCGGTACTTCCTGGGTCTTTACCCGTTCCAGCCTCGTCCATTCGTCCACGTGTGCCGCCCCGGAAGTGGCCGTGATGTCGGCGGCTGAGAAGAAGATCCGTCAGTTCGAGACGCGGCTGAAGGTGGTGAACGAGTCACTGGCGCGAGTGAAGCAGTTCCTGGACAGCTACGCGGAGGAGCAGATAAGTGAAGTTCCCCTCCGGTTGGGCAGATTGGAGAAAACGCTCGAGACGTTTGAGTCGGTGATGGCGCAGTACGAGCAGTTGGACGACACCGACGTGTTCGAGAAGGGCTGCTTGCAGCAGCGTGCAACCGTGGAAGAGCTGTACTTCAAGTG harbors:
- the LOC120426537 gene encoding cytohesin-1-like isoform X2, translating into MFSSANAAVADVKKSNWFSSLRRQPKPKKTAQVAESLTQKSCVDLTSSSLFQAADPSGEAAVQPSPPEVINPAQERPSVCTCEWVKLNPSPPSLSPSSETHESSSSSSAATITTTVARSLRSHHHTYQPLPTASSEDNLTSDSANDLKDLALAANANTTSSLRRRPRRKEQLLTSTTVTTVTKTTVINKQKTYRVGLIFSDAGELLNSSLDLRQLLEENKQAQLLDLASSSSSTSANSEVNNNRKPLRQFSILDDSNFDFIDDSADLFNRNYSGNNAIAGLQHANSASSTPKVLRKCNNCKNKSNLVYKRSSSSPHRNKQINDELNEVESEMRAHENKEENKHSNKDKQMALGRKKFNMDPKKGIEFLYENQLLKMDPHDVAQFLYKGEGLNKTAIGDYLGEKNDFNEQVLKAFVDLHDFSNLILVQALRQFLWSFRLPGEAQKIDRMMECFAQRYCQLNPDIFTNTDTCYVLSFAIIMLNTSLHNPSVKEKPTVEQFISMNRGINNGGDLPRELLESLYESIRTEPFKIPQDDGNDLMHTFFNPDKEGWLWKQGGRYKSWKRRWFILNDNCLYYFEYTTDKEPRGIIPLENIAVREVQDRSKQFCFELHASGGAEIIKACKTDSEGKVVEGKHTVYRMSAASEEEQREWIKCLNQSISHNPFHDILVQRKKKALAKS
- the LOC120426537 gene encoding uncharacterized protein LOC120426537 isoform X1, yielding MFSSANAAVADVKKSNWFSSLRRQPKPKKTAQVAESLTQKSCVDLTSSSLFQAADPSGEAAVQPSPPEVINPAQERPSVCTCEWVKLNPSPPSLSPSSETHESSSSSSAATITTTVARSLRSHHHTYQPLPTASSEDNLTSDSANDLKDLALAANANTTSSLRRRPRRKEQLLTSTTVTTVTKTTVINKQKTYRVGLIFSDAGELLNSSLDLRQLLEENKQAQLLDLASSSSSTSANSEVNNNRKPLRQFSILDDSNFDFIDDSADLFNRNYSGNNAIAGLQHANSASSTPKVLRKCNNCKNKSNLVYKRSSSSPHRNKQINDELNEVESEMRAHENKEENKHSNKDKQMALGRKKFNMDPKKGIEFLYENQLLKMDPHDVAQFLYKGEGLNKTAIGDYLGEKNDFNEQVLKAFVDLHDFSNLILVQALRQFLWSFRLPGEAQKIDRMMECFAQRYCQLNPDIFTNTDTCYVLSFAIIMLNTSLHNPSVKEKPTVEQFISMNRGINNGGDLPRELLESLYESIRTEPFKIPQDDGNDLMHTFFNPDKEGWLWKQGGRYKSWKRRWFILNDNCLYYFEYTTDKEPRGIIPLENIAVREVQDRSKQFCFELHASGGAEIIKACKTDSEGKVVEGKHTVYRMSAASEEEQREWIKCLNQSISHNPFHDILVQRKKKALAKRILILIFNWVTCFAFAGPVGLGTLDGDEEDGCCDRLSLSEYPMSTV